One window of the Rosa rugosa chromosome 3, drRosRugo1.1, whole genome shotgun sequence genome contains the following:
- the LOC133738244 gene encoding B3 domain-containing protein Os01g0234100-like isoform X2, translating into MAVVEEHKESSSCPQPKLEKVRQPKNEDKDKPFCQNSSRPKQMTKNNNNLANYGKQVVSAKPMKSDSHKPKTCKKAKVKSLYDTSKAQCSVLERANELAANLAPEFPSLVKVMMPSHVTRVFWLGIPRSFCREHMPKDDTMIVLEDENGEEYQTKYLVAKEGLSGGWRAFSVAHKLLEGDVLVFHKVMPSKLKVYIVRSTGSDEVDCSLGLIKFDHGIRRIKTKVTACESSKNGKLEPISVETLHENVQKENTTACNTLSGPMSNQYQIDSEVLYSEVLDGIRVSESVIPFKEVSCIENFKVTVSGSIINAEISEHHLIKYYELCRSQNSFLHEHILERLNSSLVAGIISETVNLSDAIRACKISTSECDFWTWDRTLQASEMLGMNVGFLRARLDQLASLASKSNLCKEARLARDQAVKDMITLEAKLVRAREVINRLNFEIESLNASLKKLEAMFKEVAKAPW; encoded by the exons ATGGCGGTTGTTGAAGAACACAAAGAGAGCTCATCTTGCCCACAGCCCAAg CTTGAAAAGGTGAGACAACCAAAGAACGAAGACAAAGACAAGCCCTTTTGTCAAAACTCTTCACGTCCCAAACAGATGACCAAGAACAAT AACAATTTGGCAAATTATGGAAAACAGGTAGTCAGTGCTAAGCCAATGAAGTCTGACAG CCATAAACCAAAGACATGTAAGAAGGCCAAAGTCAAAAGCTTATATGATACATCCAAAGCTCAGTGTTCTGTTCTTGAAAGAGCAAATGAGCTTGCAGCAAACCTAGCACCAGAGTTTCCTAGCCTCGTCAAAGTTATGATGCCGTCACATGTTACTCGAGTCTTCTGGCTT GGTATTCCTAGGTCGTTCTGCCGTGAGCATATGCCAAAGGATGACACAATGATTGTCTTGGAAGATGAAAATGGGGAAGAATACCAAACGAAATATCTTGTGGCGAAGGAAGGATTGAGCGGTGGATGGAGAGCATTCTCAGTTGCTCACAAGTTACTGGAGGGAGATGTTCTAGTTTTCCACAAAGTCATGCCATCAAAATTGAAG GTGTATATTGTTAGATCAACTGGTTCAGATGAAGTGGATTGCTCTCTTGGTCTTATCAAATTTGATCATGGCATTAGACGAATCAAAACTA AAGTTACTGCATGTGAAAGCTCAAAAAATGGGAAACTGGAACCTATTTCAGTGGAAACTCTGCATGAAAATGTTCAGAAGGAGAACACCACAGCCTGTAATACATTGTCTGGTCCAATGTCAAACCAGTATCAAATAGATAGTGAAGTTCTTTATTCTGAAGTTCTGGATGGAATAAGGGTTTCAGAGTCTGTTATCCCTTTCAAAGAAGTGAGCTGCATTGAGAACTTTAAGGTCACAGTCAGTGGTTCAATCATAAATGCTGAGATCTCCGAACACCATCTGATCAAGTACTATGAGCTCTGCCGCAGTCAAAACTCATTTCTTCATGAGCATATTCTTGAGCGTCTTAACTCCAGTCTGGTTGCTGGAATAATTTCTGAGACAGTAAATCTTTCGGATGCCATTAGAGCCTGCAAGATTTCTACTTCAGAGTGTGATTTTTGGACTTGGGATAGGACTCTGCAAGCTTCTGAGATGTTAGGCATGAATGTTGGGTTCTTGCGTGCCCGGCTGGACCAGCTTGCAAGCCTTGCTTCAAAATCAAATCTGTGTAAagaggctagacttgcaagagacCAAGCAGTAAAGGATATGATAACCTTGGAAGCAAAGCTTGTAAGAGCCAGAGAGGTCATAAATAGGCTCAACTTTGAGATTGAGAGTCTAAATGCAAGTTTAAAGAAGCTTGAGGCTATGTTCAAAGAAGTGGCTAAGGCCCCTTGGTGA
- the LOC133738244 gene encoding B3 domain-containing protein Os01g0234100-like isoform X1, producing the protein MAVVEEHKESSSCPQPKLEKVRQPKNEDKDKPFCQNSSRPKQMTKNNNNLANYGKQVVSAKPMKSDSHKPKTCKKAKVKSLYDTSKAQCSVLERANELAANLAPEFPSLVKVMMPSHVTRVFWLGIPRSFCREHMPKDDTMIVLEDENGEEYQTKYLVAKEGLSGGWRAFSVAHKLLEGDVLVFHKVMPSKLKVYIVRSTGSDEVDCSLGLIKFDHGIRRIKTTEVTACESSKNGKLEPISVETLHENVQKENTTACNTLSGPMSNQYQIDSEVLYSEVLDGIRVSESVIPFKEVSCIENFKVTVSGSIINAEISEHHLIKYYELCRSQNSFLHEHILERLNSSLVAGIISETVNLSDAIRACKISTSECDFWTWDRTLQASEMLGMNVGFLRARLDQLASLASKSNLCKEARLARDQAVKDMITLEAKLVRAREVINRLNFEIESLNASLKKLEAMFKEVAKAPW; encoded by the exons ATGGCGGTTGTTGAAGAACACAAAGAGAGCTCATCTTGCCCACAGCCCAAg CTTGAAAAGGTGAGACAACCAAAGAACGAAGACAAAGACAAGCCCTTTTGTCAAAACTCTTCACGTCCCAAACAGATGACCAAGAACAAT AACAATTTGGCAAATTATGGAAAACAGGTAGTCAGTGCTAAGCCAATGAAGTCTGACAG CCATAAACCAAAGACATGTAAGAAGGCCAAAGTCAAAAGCTTATATGATACATCCAAAGCTCAGTGTTCTGTTCTTGAAAGAGCAAATGAGCTTGCAGCAAACCTAGCACCAGAGTTTCCTAGCCTCGTCAAAGTTATGATGCCGTCACATGTTACTCGAGTCTTCTGGCTT GGTATTCCTAGGTCGTTCTGCCGTGAGCATATGCCAAAGGATGACACAATGATTGTCTTGGAAGATGAAAATGGGGAAGAATACCAAACGAAATATCTTGTGGCGAAGGAAGGATTGAGCGGTGGATGGAGAGCATTCTCAGTTGCTCACAAGTTACTGGAGGGAGATGTTCTAGTTTTCCACAAAGTCATGCCATCAAAATTGAAG GTGTATATTGTTAGATCAACTGGTTCAGATGAAGTGGATTGCTCTCTTGGTCTTATCAAATTTGATCATGGCATTAGACGAATCAAAACTA CAGAAGTTACTGCATGTGAAAGCTCAAAAAATGGGAAACTGGAACCTATTTCAGTGGAAACTCTGCATGAAAATGTTCAGAAGGAGAACACCACAGCCTGTAATACATTGTCTGGTCCAATGTCAAACCAGTATCAAATAGATAGTGAAGTTCTTTATTCTGAAGTTCTGGATGGAATAAGGGTTTCAGAGTCTGTTATCCCTTTCAAAGAAGTGAGCTGCATTGAGAACTTTAAGGTCACAGTCAGTGGTTCAATCATAAATGCTGAGATCTCCGAACACCATCTGATCAAGTACTATGAGCTCTGCCGCAGTCAAAACTCATTTCTTCATGAGCATATTCTTGAGCGTCTTAACTCCAGTCTGGTTGCTGGAATAATTTCTGAGACAGTAAATCTTTCGGATGCCATTAGAGCCTGCAAGATTTCTACTTCAGAGTGTGATTTTTGGACTTGGGATAGGACTCTGCAAGCTTCTGAGATGTTAGGCATGAATGTTGGGTTCTTGCGTGCCCGGCTGGACCAGCTTGCAAGCCTTGCTTCAAAATCAAATCTGTGTAAagaggctagacttgcaagagacCAAGCAGTAAAGGATATGATAACCTTGGAAGCAAAGCTTGTAAGAGCCAGAGAGGTCATAAATAGGCTCAACTTTGAGATTGAGAGTCTAAATGCAAGTTTAAAGAAGCTTGAGGCTATGTTCAAAGAAGTGGCTAAGGCCCCTTGGTGA
- the LOC133738244 gene encoding B3 domain-containing protein Os01g0234100-like isoform X3, giving the protein MAVVEEHKESSSCPQPKLEKVRQPKNEDKDKPFCQNSSRPKQMTKNNVVSAKPMKSDSHKPKTCKKAKVKSLYDTSKAQCSVLERANELAANLAPEFPSLVKVMMPSHVTRVFWLGIPRSFCREHMPKDDTMIVLEDENGEEYQTKYLVAKEGLSGGWRAFSVAHKLLEGDVLVFHKVMPSKLKVYIVRSTGSDEVDCSLGLIKFDHGIRRIKTTEVTACESSKNGKLEPISVETLHENVQKENTTACNTLSGPMSNQYQIDSEVLYSEVLDGIRVSESVIPFKEVSCIENFKVTVSGSIINAEISEHHLIKYYELCRSQNSFLHEHILERLNSSLVAGIISETVNLSDAIRACKISTSECDFWTWDRTLQASEMLGMNVGFLRARLDQLASLASKSNLCKEARLARDQAVKDMITLEAKLVRAREVINRLNFEIESLNASLKKLEAMFKEVAKAPW; this is encoded by the exons ATGGCGGTTGTTGAAGAACACAAAGAGAGCTCATCTTGCCCACAGCCCAAg CTTGAAAAGGTGAGACAACCAAAGAACGAAGACAAAGACAAGCCCTTTTGTCAAAACTCTTCACGTCCCAAACAGATGACCAAGAACAAT GTAGTCAGTGCTAAGCCAATGAAGTCTGACAG CCATAAACCAAAGACATGTAAGAAGGCCAAAGTCAAAAGCTTATATGATACATCCAAAGCTCAGTGTTCTGTTCTTGAAAGAGCAAATGAGCTTGCAGCAAACCTAGCACCAGAGTTTCCTAGCCTCGTCAAAGTTATGATGCCGTCACATGTTACTCGAGTCTTCTGGCTT GGTATTCCTAGGTCGTTCTGCCGTGAGCATATGCCAAAGGATGACACAATGATTGTCTTGGAAGATGAAAATGGGGAAGAATACCAAACGAAATATCTTGTGGCGAAGGAAGGATTGAGCGGTGGATGGAGAGCATTCTCAGTTGCTCACAAGTTACTGGAGGGAGATGTTCTAGTTTTCCACAAAGTCATGCCATCAAAATTGAAG GTGTATATTGTTAGATCAACTGGTTCAGATGAAGTGGATTGCTCTCTTGGTCTTATCAAATTTGATCATGGCATTAGACGAATCAAAACTA CAGAAGTTACTGCATGTGAAAGCTCAAAAAATGGGAAACTGGAACCTATTTCAGTGGAAACTCTGCATGAAAATGTTCAGAAGGAGAACACCACAGCCTGTAATACATTGTCTGGTCCAATGTCAAACCAGTATCAAATAGATAGTGAAGTTCTTTATTCTGAAGTTCTGGATGGAATAAGGGTTTCAGAGTCTGTTATCCCTTTCAAAGAAGTGAGCTGCATTGAGAACTTTAAGGTCACAGTCAGTGGTTCAATCATAAATGCTGAGATCTCCGAACACCATCTGATCAAGTACTATGAGCTCTGCCGCAGTCAAAACTCATTTCTTCATGAGCATATTCTTGAGCGTCTTAACTCCAGTCTGGTTGCTGGAATAATTTCTGAGACAGTAAATCTTTCGGATGCCATTAGAGCCTGCAAGATTTCTACTTCAGAGTGTGATTTTTGGACTTGGGATAGGACTCTGCAAGCTTCTGAGATGTTAGGCATGAATGTTGGGTTCTTGCGTGCCCGGCTGGACCAGCTTGCAAGCCTTGCTTCAAAATCAAATCTGTGTAAagaggctagacttgcaagagacCAAGCAGTAAAGGATATGATAACCTTGGAAGCAAAGCTTGTAAGAGCCAGAGAGGTCATAAATAGGCTCAACTTTGAGATTGAGAGTCTAAATGCAAGTTTAAAGAAGCTTGAGGCTATGTTCAAAGAAGTGGCTAAGGCCCCTTGGTGA
- the LOC133738244 gene encoding B3 domain-containing protein Os01g0234100-like isoform X5 yields MAVVEEHKESSSCPQPKLEKVRQPKNEDKDKPFCQNSSRPKQMTKNNGIPRSFCREHMPKDDTMIVLEDENGEEYQTKYLVAKEGLSGGWRAFSVAHKLLEGDVLVFHKVMPSKLKVYIVRSTGSDEVDCSLGLIKFDHGIRRIKTTEVTACESSKNGKLEPISVETLHENVQKENTTACNTLSGPMSNQYQIDSEVLYSEVLDGIRVSESVIPFKEVSCIENFKVTVSGSIINAEISEHHLIKYYELCRSQNSFLHEHILERLNSSLVAGIISETVNLSDAIRACKISTSECDFWTWDRTLQASEMLGMNVGFLRARLDQLASLASKSNLCKEARLARDQAVKDMITLEAKLVRAREVINRLNFEIESLNASLKKLEAMFKEVAKAPW; encoded by the exons ATGGCGGTTGTTGAAGAACACAAAGAGAGCTCATCTTGCCCACAGCCCAAg CTTGAAAAGGTGAGACAACCAAAGAACGAAGACAAAGACAAGCCCTTTTGTCAAAACTCTTCACGTCCCAAACAGATGACCAAGAACAAT GGTATTCCTAGGTCGTTCTGCCGTGAGCATATGCCAAAGGATGACACAATGATTGTCTTGGAAGATGAAAATGGGGAAGAATACCAAACGAAATATCTTGTGGCGAAGGAAGGATTGAGCGGTGGATGGAGAGCATTCTCAGTTGCTCACAAGTTACTGGAGGGAGATGTTCTAGTTTTCCACAAAGTCATGCCATCAAAATTGAAG GTGTATATTGTTAGATCAACTGGTTCAGATGAAGTGGATTGCTCTCTTGGTCTTATCAAATTTGATCATGGCATTAGACGAATCAAAACTA CAGAAGTTACTGCATGTGAAAGCTCAAAAAATGGGAAACTGGAACCTATTTCAGTGGAAACTCTGCATGAAAATGTTCAGAAGGAGAACACCACAGCCTGTAATACATTGTCTGGTCCAATGTCAAACCAGTATCAAATAGATAGTGAAGTTCTTTATTCTGAAGTTCTGGATGGAATAAGGGTTTCAGAGTCTGTTATCCCTTTCAAAGAAGTGAGCTGCATTGAGAACTTTAAGGTCACAGTCAGTGGTTCAATCATAAATGCTGAGATCTCCGAACACCATCTGATCAAGTACTATGAGCTCTGCCGCAGTCAAAACTCATTTCTTCATGAGCATATTCTTGAGCGTCTTAACTCCAGTCTGGTTGCTGGAATAATTTCTGAGACAGTAAATCTTTCGGATGCCATTAGAGCCTGCAAGATTTCTACTTCAGAGTGTGATTTTTGGACTTGGGATAGGACTCTGCAAGCTTCTGAGATGTTAGGCATGAATGTTGGGTTCTTGCGTGCCCGGCTGGACCAGCTTGCAAGCCTTGCTTCAAAATCAAATCTGTGTAAagaggctagacttgcaagagacCAAGCAGTAAAGGATATGATAACCTTGGAAGCAAAGCTTGTAAGAGCCAGAGAGGTCATAAATAGGCTCAACTTTGAGATTGAGAGTCTAAATGCAAGTTTAAAGAAGCTTGAGGCTATGTTCAAAGAAGTGGCTAAGGCCCCTTGGTGA
- the LOC133738244 gene encoding B3 domain-containing protein Os01g0234100-like isoform X4, whose amino-acid sequence MKSDSHKPKTCKKAKVKSLYDTSKAQCSVLERANELAANLAPEFPSLVKVMMPSHVTRVFWLGIPRSFCREHMPKDDTMIVLEDENGEEYQTKYLVAKEGLSGGWRAFSVAHKLLEGDVLVFHKVMPSKLKVYIVRSTGSDEVDCSLGLIKFDHGIRRIKTTEVTACESSKNGKLEPISVETLHENVQKENTTACNTLSGPMSNQYQIDSEVLYSEVLDGIRVSESVIPFKEVSCIENFKVTVSGSIINAEISEHHLIKYYELCRSQNSFLHEHILERLNSSLVAGIISETVNLSDAIRACKISTSECDFWTWDRTLQASEMLGMNVGFLRARLDQLASLASKSNLCKEARLARDQAVKDMITLEAKLVRAREVINRLNFEIESLNASLKKLEAMFKEVAKAPW is encoded by the exons ATGAAGTCTGACAG CCATAAACCAAAGACATGTAAGAAGGCCAAAGTCAAAAGCTTATATGATACATCCAAAGCTCAGTGTTCTGTTCTTGAAAGAGCAAATGAGCTTGCAGCAAACCTAGCACCAGAGTTTCCTAGCCTCGTCAAAGTTATGATGCCGTCACATGTTACTCGAGTCTTCTGGCTT GGTATTCCTAGGTCGTTCTGCCGTGAGCATATGCCAAAGGATGACACAATGATTGTCTTGGAAGATGAAAATGGGGAAGAATACCAAACGAAATATCTTGTGGCGAAGGAAGGATTGAGCGGTGGATGGAGAGCATTCTCAGTTGCTCACAAGTTACTGGAGGGAGATGTTCTAGTTTTCCACAAAGTCATGCCATCAAAATTGAAG GTGTATATTGTTAGATCAACTGGTTCAGATGAAGTGGATTGCTCTCTTGGTCTTATCAAATTTGATCATGGCATTAGACGAATCAAAACTA CAGAAGTTACTGCATGTGAAAGCTCAAAAAATGGGAAACTGGAACCTATTTCAGTGGAAACTCTGCATGAAAATGTTCAGAAGGAGAACACCACAGCCTGTAATACATTGTCTGGTCCAATGTCAAACCAGTATCAAATAGATAGTGAAGTTCTTTATTCTGAAGTTCTGGATGGAATAAGGGTTTCAGAGTCTGTTATCCCTTTCAAAGAAGTGAGCTGCATTGAGAACTTTAAGGTCACAGTCAGTGGTTCAATCATAAATGCTGAGATCTCCGAACACCATCTGATCAAGTACTATGAGCTCTGCCGCAGTCAAAACTCATTTCTTCATGAGCATATTCTTGAGCGTCTTAACTCCAGTCTGGTTGCTGGAATAATTTCTGAGACAGTAAATCTTTCGGATGCCATTAGAGCCTGCAAGATTTCTACTTCAGAGTGTGATTTTTGGACTTGGGATAGGACTCTGCAAGCTTCTGAGATGTTAGGCATGAATGTTGGGTTCTTGCGTGCCCGGCTGGACCAGCTTGCAAGCCTTGCTTCAAAATCAAATCTGTGTAAagaggctagacttgcaagagacCAAGCAGTAAAGGATATGATAACCTTGGAAGCAAAGCTTGTAAGAGCCAGAGAGGTCATAAATAGGCTCAACTTTGAGATTGAGAGTCTAAATGCAAGTTTAAAGAAGCTTGAGGCTATGTTCAAAGAAGTGGCTAAGGCCCCTTGGTGA